Genomic window (Sphingosinicella microcystinivorans):
CCGAGCACGCCCGTGAAGATTTCCGGATGCTGCCACGCTGCCGTCCAGACGACCGGCGCGCCCCAGTCGTGGCCGATGAGAATCGCGGTCTTCTCACCGAGCGCGCGGACCAGCCCGACGAGATCCGCGACCAGATGGCGCAGGCGATAGCAGTCCGTCTGCCAGAACTTGGAGGATTGCCCGTAGCCGCGCTGGTCGATCGCGACGACGCGGTAGCCCTGCTCGGCGATCACCGGGATCTGGTAGCGCCACGAATACCAGAGCTCCGGAAACCCGTGGACGAGGATGACGAGCGGACCCTCGCCCATTTCCACGGTGTGGAGGCGGACGCCCCCGGCATCGACAAAGCCGTGTTTCCACGTACCCATTCTTTTCCTCTCCCCTGCAATCGGACGGGCGGCCGCGTCAGGCGACGGGCGCCTTGCCGAAGTTCCTTTCGATAAGGCTTTTCCGGAACGTGAGTTTCGTGAAGAGCCACTTCCCGATCGCCCGCGCCACGACCGTCGGCCGCATCAGCACGCCCGGCGGCGAGACGAAATGGGTGACGGAGAGATAGAGACGGTAGACGTCCGGCGCGTCGTGCATCAGCTCCATGACGCGGTCGATGTACCAGTTCTGCAGCTTCGCGAACGGCGGGCGCTTCTTCTCCACGTCCTTGATCCACGGGAAGCGCAGGTTCTGCTCGCGGATCACCGCCCAGACGAGGTCTTCAAGGCCCGAGACGTCCTGATAATAGGCCCTGACCGCTTCGGGGGCGCGCAGATCGGATGTTCGCAGGGCCTCGCGGAGCCTGCCGATCTCGAGCAGCGCCTTGGTCATGCCGGCGCCGGAAATCGGATCGGCACTCGACAGCGAGTCGCCGACGGCGATCAGCCCGCCGGGCACGCGGCCGAGCCGCTCGTAATGGTAGCGCTGCATCGTCGGATAGCGGAAGTTGTAGACCGGCGAGCACGGCTCGTAGTGATCGAGCTCCTCGCCCATGACCGGCGTCGGCATACGGTCCGCGAAGGCCCGGAACTCCTGCGCGTTGCGGGGCGGGTCATAGCAGTCGTAGCCGACGAGCGTGGTCGCCATGACGGTCCTGCTGCTGTCGGTGTAGTATTGGCAGCCGTAGTATTTCTGGTGCGGGCGGTAGCAGTAGCTGAGAACCATCACCTTGTCGTTCCAGACGCGGTCGGCGGGAACGCGGTGGTACATCGTGGAATAGAAGCAGCTGATATGGTCCTCTTCCAGTTCCGGAACGGGGAAGCCGTGCCTTGAAAGTATGTCCGGAACCGGCGTGTTCTTGCCTGCCGCGTCGACGACGAGCTCGGCCGCGACGACCTCGCCGGATTCCGTCACCGCGCCGAGCACGGAACCGGAATCGGGATCGAACACCAGATCGCGGACCGCCTGCTCGTAGCGGTAGTCGATGGCGGGCTCGTCATCGAGCCGCCGCCGCAGGCACCATTCGAGAAGCGGCCGGCCGGCGCAGACGATGTCGATGCCGCTTCTGACGACCTTCTTCCAGGAGCCTGCAAGCAGGATGCGGTATTGCTCGCCCATGTCGACGCGGAACGCGCCCGCCGCGACCATGTCGTCGATGATGCCAGGGAACACCGCTTCGGCCTCCCGCTGGCCGGCGATCAGCAGGTGGTGCAGATGCCAGCCCTGCGCCGCGCCGGGGCGCCCCTCGGTTCGCCGGTGGGTCTGGTCCTTTTCGAGGACGATCACCTTCTCATAGTGCTCCGAAAGCGCCTTCGCGGTGACGATGCCGGCAATCGAGCCGCCGATGACGAGGGCCGTTCCCCGGCCCGCCGTTCGCAGCTCTTCCGGGCGGGGGATGGCAAGCGGCGTTTTCGCGTCCTCGGCGTCTTGTCTGCGGGCGCTGGGCAGGAACTTCTCGAAATAGAGATTCGCCGCGGCGAGCTTGCGGGTCTCGATCCAGTCGCGAGCGGCTTCCACCATCGGCGCCGGGCCGCACAGGTAGACGTCGGCGTTGCCGCCGTTGAAGTCGTCCGCGTCGAACAGGTCCGTCACGAGCCCGGTCGCCCCGGTCCAGCCGGACGAGGGTGTCGAGACGATCGTCTTCCACCGGAAATTGCTGTTTGCCGTCGCCAGCCGCTCGAGCCGGTCGGTCAACACGAGATCGGGCGCTTCATTGACGCCGTAGTACAGCGTGACCGGCACGGAGACCTGCCCGGCGACGAGCTGCCCGGCCATCGCCAGCACGGCGGAGAGGCCGGTGCCGCCCGCCACCAGAACGATCGGCCGCTTCACGTCGCGCAGCCAGAAACCGCCCTTGGGGCCGCGCATCTCCACAAGATCGCCGGGACGCGCGCGCTCCAGATAGGCGGACATCACGCCGCCGGGTTGCAGGCGGATCAGGAATTCGGCTTCGCCGCCCGCGAAATCCACATCGGTGAAGGAA
Coding sequences:
- a CDS encoding FAD-binding oxidoreductase; amino-acid sequence: MTYKVEVRYSDGASRTLAVGPAQTILDAAEEAGVPIVHACEAGVCGTCVGKCLSGQYEQGYSIGLSQPEKDIGRILACQTRAASDCVIAFDYPLADNAARVLSGTCAVTAVRRLSDNVVLLTLDISAFDGPFAAQPGQFAQLKVPGTSEWRSYSFTDVDFAGGEAEFLIRLQPGGVMSAYLERARPGDLVEMRGPKGGFWLRDVKRPIVLVAGGTGLSAVLAMAGQLVAGQVSVPVTLYYGVNEAPDLVLTDRLERLATANSNFRWKTIVSTPSSGWTGATGLVTDLFDADDFNGGNADVYLCGPAPMVEAARDWIETRKLAAANLYFEKFLPSARRQDAEDAKTPLAIPRPEELRTAGRGTALVIGGSIAGIVTAKALSEHYEKVIVLEKDQTHRRTEGRPGAAQGWHLHHLLIAGQREAEAVFPGIIDDMVAAGAFRVDMGEQYRILLAGSWKKVVRSGIDIVCAGRPLLEWCLRRRLDDEPAIDYRYEQAVRDLVFDPDSGSVLGAVTESGEVVAAELVVDAAGKNTPVPDILSRHGFPVPELEEDHISCFYSTMYHRVPADRVWNDKVMVLSYCYRPHQKYYGCQYYTDSSRTVMATTLVGYDCYDPPRNAQEFRAFADRMPTPVMGEELDHYEPCSPVYNFRYPTMQRYHYERLGRVPGGLIAVGDSLSSADPISGAGMTKALLEIGRLREALRTSDLRAPEAVRAYYQDVSGLEDLVWAVIREQNLRFPWIKDVEKKRPPFAKLQNWYIDRVMELMHDAPDVYRLYLSVTHFVSPPGVLMRPTVVARAIGKWLFTKLTFRKSLIERNFGKAPVA